TTAAATCACGACTCGCAGCACAGAAACGAATCCGAAGCAAGTTTTCATAATCTGTCCCAACAATCGACGATCGATAACGTTAATTTCTTATTTAACTAGAAAGATGTTTATTTACTCACTTTGATAAAACCGAACAATGAGAACGAGTAAAATTTTCCAGCAGTAAGACTCAGTGTTCTACGTCCATTGCACATGCAATATAGTAGCAACTTTTGATCGCGAGTCGACAATTTGAGCCAGTTAGCGTCGTAGTAAGCGTCGTTCACTTTTGTGGACTGAGGGAGGATTTATTAATACTTGTATTGGTGTAGTATGGATGATACTTACCTCGTACTGTAATTGTTCACCTATGTAGGAGTACAGATACAGCATCAAGGTGACTATCATAACGTAAAGACCGTACGTAAAAATATCCACGAGATCGTCACtctagaaatgaaaatttatattgacAAATTGAGAtaggaaaatttcaaagtatataGACTCATGGATTTATAGCTGTAGTTATTGTAGCATGATGGTGGCAAAACTTTTTAACGAAATTGTTTGACATTGCAATGGTAATCTGCCGTTGTAATCATTGCTATAGCCATTGTAATCTGTCATTGTAATCATTGCTTATTATAAATCTTCAGGAGTGAagatcaataaaataaatattttgtcaagcAGTCTACCATTTAAACAATTCTTATTAGTGGATAAACTTAGCCatttctgaaaaattaatattgcatcTCCTATGtcaaaaataatagtataaaaattgtcaaagaaTATTCATTGTGTTACTCATGCTGAATAATATTCAGTACCACTTtcataaaacagaaaattaagaaaaaagttGTGAGATAATTCTGGAACAGTGTCTATGTCACAATTTgcgcaaaatttaatttcatgtacAACAAAATTTTACTTGCGCATGTTACAAGATTCAAGAAGACATGAATAATTTATGACTGCATTATGTGGTATCACCTGCAGTGTAAACCTTTGGTATgtcaataaattttttgtacGTCTCATACGTTCGTCACCATTGCTACAGCTAACTGATATTCCTTAATGATCTTTATATATATAGGGAAGTATAATTCAAGTATAGTACAGGTAGCAGAAGAATCGTGTACATCAAGACAGCCATTCTAACGCTTGTTTGTAGAAGTTCCAACGCGAGGATGAGTTGGAGCGCAGAATTGAGAGCATTTGCTGTcctataaataacaaatacaatttagaaaaaattgaaaaacacgtCTCGACATCTTGTAATCactttgtaacattttattttactgttcatTGACTCAAACTATTAAGTCAATGAAATGACTGGTTCATTTAACTTTCACaggtttttcattttaaataaaatttgtctaaatatttttattgaggcatatgttaatttttatcaaaGCGAAGAATGTATTTCTCCAGACTGTTAAAGATTATGGTTATTGTACGGTTTCTAAGTTAGGCAAGCATATAATTATTCTGTTATTTTTGCTATTAAGAAGTCTAAAAACTTGAATGTTAGCAAAAGTAGTCGCATTTAGTTAATTCTTGTTTCATTATACTTTTGATATAGTTACTAATCGACCCAGAAATAATTGGAAGGTACgatactcacattattaactccACATGTCTCTCCACTAACTCCTTAACTTTCGACTGATATCCATTCTCCGAATCCTCTACAATGTTCTGTATACGATACGACAAAATCGAAAATTTACCGCAAACATGTAACACCAAACTAAGCAGCAGACTAATACTAGTTATATGAAATATCCCTATACACATTATAGGCAGCTCATACGCGTACAACAGCATGTAGTACTTAAAATTGTCTTCGTAGTCAAAAAAAGAGTGAATTCGAAACGGTAATCGGTACATTCCTGTTCCATTTCCTACAAACAAGAATGATAACAACTTTTGTAATCTACAAACACTTTTGCAAGTATATTGTTCTTTAAACAAATACCTGTGCCTTTCAGCAATTTCAACATAGGAGTGGAGTACCACATCACCACTATAACAGCAGTCGTCCTCACTGCATATCTCCCAAAATTGTCAGAGATGATATTATAAGTCAAATACAGTTGTTTCTCCTCGTTATTCCGAAAATCGTCCTCCGCGAGCTCTCGTTTCATCGTGGCAATCACGTGCTTAATCATTTTGCTGAATCGGAATAGAAACAACATCAAATAGGTTGTCGTGCCGAGAGTGTTGTCCAGTATGTTCTCCACCATGAGTTCTAAGTCGCCCATCACGTCATACAGGTCCATGTCCATGATGACTATGTAAACCGAGAGGTAGAACATGAAGATCACGAACTTCTTGTAGGAATTGTTCAATGGCCAGGCGTCGCATATCCAGAAGACACGCTCGTTCAGAATGAGCACGTCCTTTACTTGAGTCTCTTGATCCTGGAATATGCGTTATTCTATGCAAACTTGCGTAGctatagttaggttaggttcagtaTCACAGGGTGGTAATAATAGTTATCACGAGATGGTTATAAGGTGGTAATTTAGAATCTCAAGAAACGACAGGAGATATAATATTTAGGACTGCGTTCGTAATTTTTTGTTACATCATATCAATATCGAGTGATCAGTTGCTTACGATTGCCAATTTTTAATCACTCAATTTCTTTaccataaattttaaaatatttaaagacatAGTAATATTACATGAAAGTTTCACAAAATATCACTCGagtcttttaaatttgaaacgtGGAGAAAATGCAGAAAcgttaatattgttaatgtgTATCCATGTTTCGAAGTTCGGGAAGGCTGACAAGATTTCTTCATTTAAAACTATTACGAAATAACACTTATTTCCTGTTAGCTTAAAGTCTGAAGAGTTGTACGATTAATAATTTCCTCAGAAGAGAGATTGCACAACTCAAACCTCTAACACCACGAAGAAGAATAAAATGTATCATGACTATTAGCCGACATTTCCTATATTATCAATAGCAActtaaaatatgatatttcACATAAGTTCTGACAAGATTCAACACCGAATCGAATTGCATCTTACGTTCATCATGGTATTCGACAGGGTCACGATCTGCCGACGACTATTTTCGACAGACGTTGCACGAAATCGATGAAACTGTAATCACTTTTGAAAGTCGTCTTCGATGCACGTCACCCTGCAATTATTACTTTATGTCTCCCGGTTTTTCAGACAATTTTgcatttgcaatatttaattgCTCAAGTTCAGTCAAACGCTTTCTTAGAGCGTTTTTTCTTAGCGTAATCGTCGGAGCAACATGTACGAACTTAATCGCCAGAAGCTTTTCTTCTCGGTGAAATAATCAATGGTCGACAGTTTACACTTTACGAAAACGAGCAAGAAACAGCGGTTAATAGAATCCTCGTAATATATTTATCTGGGCAAATCTCTACACGAGTACGAAGTAACGTAGTGGAAGAATGAGTTCATCGAGGTCTGATGTGCTACGATCCAGTGAATTCGATACGATGAGGTGTaattgatcgtgtgattgaatCGTTCAGACGCGTTTTATTCTTTCGCCTCGTAGGATGTCTAGATGGTGTTCGTAATAGTTCGACATTTTTCAACTTGCAATAGGATAATGTGAGTTGTGCAAGTTTTTATTTCTATGAGTCTATTTCTTGAGAGTATAGAAGACTCAAGAAAATGCAAGTAGTTTAGCAGTAAACGTACCAGTAcacttaatacaaaattaataatacggTAGACAAATGAATACATCACAGTATTTAGATATTGcaatattgataaataaaacataaattaacatGCAAAGTAATTCTTGATGTCCATCATGTAAAATCAGcatgttttttaaaaatacctgaacaaatttttcaacttaaaaTGAGAAACCTATAAAATGATCATTTAACTTATTTGGTAGCTCTAATGTTAAACAGTGCGTACTTCTTATACGATTCATTAATTcataactttgaaaaatttcatacaaatttgaatgtttggaaATGTTAAGTTTATCTTAATGGTTCTCGAACAGGCCTACTTAAGAAAAATCCATCAGATAGTGATGCATATCGTCAAAAATAAACATCATTATACACGACATCGTTGATAAAGATAAATCTTCCATGCggaaatgtaaattatttcgGGCGCGATTCAGTATTTGCATTCCTGGAACCTGTCGTAAATTTGTTCTGCGATCACCGGTGAATTACAACCATAGAATAATTTCTGCAAGAAGGAAATATTCAGCGTGATGTTAGAATCTTTGTGTCGACGAGAAGTGTCGATAAGAAGTCGAAGAAAAAACTGGTATCGAAAATTAGTAGATATAAATTATCAATGATGGTTCTTTTGCACTTTGTGAAACGTTTGGTGAAATCGTTTGATTGTGAGACGCTCATTGAGAAACAGAGCTAATTATGATATTACTCCAAAGGTCatagatttgagaaattgttttCATATGGTTCGAGTGTTATTCTAAGCAGTAGGTTTAATGTtggaaacaacaaaattattacaaattcagttttttagtatttttaatataaggCAAGTAACATTAGGTGATCACtaagatttatttattaattagcaAAGCAGTTtgttataaacataatataaataatgaaaagagttgaaatgattttaaagaaaaatttttagaaaactcTTCAAtgtccatttttcttttttatctttcAACAGTGTTGAGTCTTCTTTGGTTTCCTCCTAAttcaaattcgagtaaaatttaatactttgttACATGATTACGTCAATTTTGAAATAACATAATTTTGCAACTCAAACAgtgattataattataacttttCACAAGTAAAACCGCTTTAAAGCATAAGTTATCGCAGTTACATAAAATTCGATATCAGGCACATTTTCTGTTTGgtgatgaaataattaattcgtAGCAcacgtttataaaattttaatttattacattgttGTTCCCTTTTTATCGCATTATAGTTGCTCTTTAAACAATATCGTCTTTGATAAGACTTCACACGATAAATGATGAGGTAAACAAACGAGTTTCATATCTAACTTTGGCTTGAACCAGCATGCACGCTAGTTCGCCACTTGTAAATTACGATATTCGTTTGGTGAGTTTTGTGACTACCGTGATATTAGTTTTATGAGataaaatcaatttaaatttaaacgcGAACCGGGCAGTTGATTAAAAAACAGTTTACAGTTACAAATTGATTCTTAATTAAACGCAATAATTAATTgggaataattcaataatttataattagtgtttaaattaaattgtttttcaTCCCCGGAAGTCGTGCAGTCTATCTAAAATCTGACAAAACTACTggtgattaaatttaaaaaagaacgaAGTGAAGTTAATGACCTAATTGCACAAACGTATCCAGAAGGACGTATTACGAGATTGTTACTTAATAGTT
The Megachile rotundata isolate GNS110a chromosome 5, iyMegRotu1, whole genome shotgun sequence DNA segment above includes these coding regions:
- the LOC105663319 gene encoding odorant receptor 82a-like: MMNDQETQVKDVLILNERVFWICDAWPLNNSYKKFVIFMFYLSVYIVIMDMDLYDVMGDLELMVENILDNTLGTTTYLMLFLFRFSKMIKHVIATMKRELAEDDFRNNEEKQLYLTYNIISDNFGRYAVRTTAVIVVMWYSTPMLKLLKGTGNGTGMYRLPFRIHSFFDYEDNFKYYMLLYAYELPIMCIGIFHITSISLLLSLVLHVCGKFSILSYRIQNIVEDSENGYQSKVKELVERHVELIMTANALNSALQLILALELLQTSVRMAVLMYTILLLPSDDLVDIFTYGLYVMIVTLMLYLYSYIGEQLQYESTKVNDAYYDANWLKLSTRDQKLLLYCMCNGRRTLSLTAGKFYSFSLFGFIKVSK